The Acropora muricata isolate sample 2 chromosome 5, ASM3666990v1, whole genome shotgun sequence genome includes a window with the following:
- the LOC136917750 gene encoding progranulin-like: MERYVVLVFTLLCIYVIFSYAEETKEEAISVSRLESQPNRINICVDGTVCRSKKCCPINPSRTRFRCCSIGERAICCRDLVTCCPVGFICDIRRQLCIRPGYSSVLQVQAIPLGKIIDKGCREGTAGMDPKVNRVTPSQQAEQASKKTGVIGTSGDVFSPDEKHQCADGTTICELSPGIYGCCPIENARRRMSNNILP, translated from the exons ATGGAACGCTACGTTGTTTTAGTCTTCACGCTGCTATGCATTTACGTGATCTTCTCCTATGCTGAGGAAACCAAGGAGGAAGCAATCTCAGTTTCGCGCCTGGAGTCACAACctaat AGAATTAATATATGCGTGGATGGCACAGTGTGCCGAAGTAAAAAGTGTTGCCCAATAAATCCCAGCCGAACTAGATTCCGTTGCTGTAGTATTGGCGAACGTGCTATCTGCTGCCGCGATCTTGTAACTTGTTGCCCTGTGGGTTTTATCTGCGATATTCGCAGGCAGTTATGCATCAGACCGGGGTATTCATCTGTATTGCAAGTGCAGGCCATTCCGTTAGGTAAGATTATAGACAAAGGTTGCCGCGAGGGTACAGCTGGTATGGATCCAAAAGTAAACAGAGTTACGCCTTCACAACAGGCAGAACAAGCGTCAAAGAAAACTGGTGTCATCGGCACCTCTGGCGACGTTTTCTCCCCTGACGAAAAACATCAGTGTGCAGATGGAACAACCATTTGTGAGTTATCTCCTGGAATATATGGCTGCTGTCCCATTGAAAATGCaag ACGCCGAATGTCAAACAATATCTTACCATGA
- the LOC136917373 gene encoding uncharacterized protein yields MIKGWDIEKLREFSAERRIQWKFTTPASPHQNGCAEALVKSRKLALKKAIGEQMLAPFELYTCLLEVANLVNQRPIGRIPNDPHDGSYLCPNDILLGRSSSHVPQGPFRETKNPRPRVEFVQKIVDSFWKRWTRDVFPSLIPRKKWNAEKRNVRVDDFVISPNFECNSWKLEHRSNRGQDGKVRNVRVKTIAGVYDRPVTKIAVLHPAESYE; encoded by the coding sequence ATGATCAAAGGATGGGACATCGAGAAACTGCGTGAATTCTCAGCAGAGAGGAGGATTCAATGGAAATTTACAACACCAGCATCTCCACATCAGAACGGATGTGCGGAAGCGTTGGTGAAGAGCCGAAAATTGGCCCTAAAGAAAGCTATTGGGGAGCAAATGTTGGCACCCTTTGAGTTGTATACATGCCTGTTGGAAGTGGCGAACCTCGTTAATCAACGACCAATTGGGCGCATTCCAAACGACCCTCATGATGGATCATACCTTTGTCCGAATGACATACTGCTTGGACGGTCATCGTCTCACGTGCCACAAGGCCCATTCAGAGAAACCAAGAATCCACGTCCCCGAGTTGAATTTGTTCAGAAAATTGTGGACTCGTTTTGGAAGCGGTGGACAAGGGATGTATTTCCGTCGTTGATTCCACGAAAGAAATGGAACGCAGAGAAACGAAATGTTCGAGTAGATGATTTTGTAATAAGTCCAAACTTCGAATGCAATTCGTGGAAACTGGAACATCGGTCGAATCGTGGACAAGACGGCAAAGTCCGAAACGTCAGAGTAAAGACCATTGCTGGAGTGTACGACAGACCCGTTACAAAGATTGCAGTGCTACATCCCGCGGAAAGTTACGAGTAA
- the LOC136917374 gene encoding uncharacterized protein produces the protein MKPKEGPLLPEELQEAEHHWIKESQKSLSDRLKKGELKKFSSYKDSDGIVRVGGRVDKALVSYETRHPALLPREHWISLLIIRQVQQCGHIAVAATVAKTRRRFWILKAHDIAKSVKFRCVFCREMQAMAESQVMAELPECRLAPFTPPFCYTSCDYFGPYHVKVGRNKTTKCYGVIFTRLNTRAVHLELAVDSSTMEFIRLRERSTQPHDKRQWIPVYWS, from the coding sequence ATGAAACCTAAAGAGGGTCCTTTATTGCCAGAAGAGTTACAGGAAGCAGAACATCATTGGATCAAAGAAAGTCAGAAAAGCCTGAGTGACCGCCTCAAAAAAGGTGAATTGAAAAAGTTCAGCTCATACAAAGATTCTGATGGCATCGTCCGAGTAGGTGGTCGAGTAGACAAAGCCTTAGTCTCGTATGAGACCAGACATCCCGCATTACTTCCGAGAGAACACTGGATATCTCTTCTCATAATACGCCAGGTACAACAATGTGGACACATAGCAGTAGCAGCAACAGTAGCGAAGACAAGAAGAAGGTTCTGGATCCTTAAAGCCCATGACATTGCCAAATCAGTGAAGTTTCGATGCGTGTTCTGCCGTGAAATGCAAGCGATGGCCGAATCTCAAGTTATGGCTGAATTACCTGAATGCCGTCTGGCACCTTTCACACCGCCGTTTTGTTACACGTCCTGCGATTACTTTGGCCCGTACCATGTTAAAGTTGGTCGTAACAAAACAACCAAGTGCTATGGAGTCATTTTTACTCGCTTGAACACTAGAGCAGTTCACCTGGAGCTTGCAGTAGACAGCTCAACCATGGAATTTATTCGTCTCCGTGAGAGGTCGACCCAGCCTCATGATAAACGACAATGGATCCCAGTTTATTGGAGCTGA
- the LOC136917375 gene encoding uncharacterized protein, whose product MLSKRTILSQVARIYDPIGFASAFLIRANMGLQELWEKGVGWDEKLPSETQEKWTNLFKEMMSLSGINLERCLTAPYAVGRPVLCVFSDASGDAFGSGAYARWQLSSGEYDVRFIAAKSRVAPLKRLTIPPLELQGAFLASRLCKTIVDESRFQFEKIILFLDSKIVLALIRSEARRFKPFVSVRVGEIQTNTDPSQWKHIPGEMNVADDVSRGIPVRNLTDRWQHGPKFLRLPENKWPQDSSTNEQPKVEEECRKVHNVCVQTKVEHPINCQKFSSWRNLVRVTAYMLRLI is encoded by the coding sequence ATGCTTTCCAAGAGAACGATCCTGAGCCAGGTTGCTCGAATCTACGATCCAATTGGCTTTGCATCTGCATTTCTTATCAGAGCCAACATGGGCCTACAGGAGCTGTGGGAAAAGGGCGTCGGCTGGGACGAGAAATTACCCTCCGAAACTCAAGAAAAATGGACCAACCTGTTTAAAGAAATGATGAGCCTCAGTGGCATAAACTTGGAAAGATGTCTGACAGCGCCTTATGCAGTTGGCCGCCCTGTACTCTGTGTTTTTTCTGATGCCTCTGGAGACGCATTCGGTTCCGGCGCATATGCACGATGGCAGCTGTCAAGTGGAGAGTACGACGTACGATTTATTGCAGCAAAATCAAGGGTTGCACCGCTGAAAAGATTGACCATACCTCCCCTGGAGCTTCAAGGTGCCTTCTTGGCCTCCCGACTGTGTAAGACCATTGTGGACGAATCCCGTTTCCAATTTGAGAAAATTATCCTTTTCCTGGATAGCAAGATAGTTTTAGCATTGATCCGTAGCGAGGCTAGGAGATTTAAACCTTTTGTATCAGTCAGAGTTGGTGAGATCCAAACCAACACAGACCCTTCCCAGTGGAAACACATTCCTGGAGAGATGAATGTAGCTGACGATGTTTCTCGGGGCATACCAGTACGAAATTTGACTGACAGGTGGCAACATGGACCTAAGTTTCTTCGCTTGCCTGAAAATAAGTGGCCACAAGATTCGTCAACAAATGAGCAACCCAAGGTTGAAGAAGAATGTCGCAAAGTGCACAACGTTTGCGTTCAGACCAAAGTAGAACATCCTATCAACTGTCAAAAGTTCTCAAGCTGGAGAAATCTAGTCAGAGTTACCGCTTACATGCTAAGGCTAATTTGA
- the LOC136917376 gene encoding uncharacterized protein translates to MGVAITPCLCLANKLSQIEREEAKKIESSCQKNGNQWVVSHPWKRDPALLPDNKSQAIKKLEATERRLMKNLEHAQAYDKQMVEMNEMAFSRKLPKQEFEGYRGPVHYISHHEFLRPESKSTPVRIVFNSSAVFRGHRLNDYWMKGPDLLNDLFGVVLRFKENEIAFIGDISKMYHRIRIPEADQHVNRFLWINLYTDREPDVYVKTVLTFGDKPAPAMARIALRNTADEAREDFPEAAQVLKDNTYMDDICDSFCTEEEARELTKCIDSVLEKGGFKVKGWLSNKATSNTDQEKRKETAILQGVNEEKVLGVVWNSHKDMFTLKLKPELLLS, encoded by the coding sequence ATGGGGGTAGCTATCACACCATGCCTATGCCTAGCAAATAAACTTAGCCAAATTGAGAGAGAAGAGGCAAAGAAAATCGAAAGTTCTTGTCAGAAAAACGGCAACCAGTGGGTAGTCTCGCATCCATGGAAAAGAGATCCTGCCCTTTTGCCCGACAACAAATCCCAAGCAATAAAAAAGCTAGAAGCAACTGAGCGTCGACTAATGAAAAACCTGGAACATGCTCAAGCTTATGACAAGCAAATGgttgaaatgaatgaaatggCGTTCTCCCGAAAGCTACCTAAACAAGAATTCGAAGGCTACAGAGGTCCCGTACACTACATTTCCCATCATGAATTCCTAAGACCAGAAAGCAAAAGCACACCGGTACGCATTGTCTTCAACTCATCGGCTGTATTTCGAGGACACCGACTAAACGACTACTGGATGAAGGGACCGGATTTGCTAAACGATTTGTTCGGAGTAGTCTTGAGATTTAAGGAGAATGAAATTGCCTTTATTGGAGACATATCTAAGATGTATCACAGAATCCGCATACCAGAAGCGGACCAGCACGTAAACAGGTTCCTGTGGATAAACCTATACACAGATCGCGAACCGGATGTCTATGTCAAGACAGTACTTACCTTTGGAGACAAACCGGCCCCGGCGATGGCACGAATAGCACTAAGGAACACAGCAGACGAAGCAAGAGAAGATTTCCCAGAAGCAGCTCAAGTTCTCAAAGACAACACCTACATGGATGATATTTGCGATTCATTCTGCACCGAGGAAGAAGCACGAGAACTAACGAAATGCATAGACAGTGTACTCGAAAAAGGAGGTTTTAAAGTTAAAGGCTGGCTTTCGAATAAAGCTACCTCTAACACCGATCaagaaaagagaaaggaaaCAGCTATTTTGCAAGGAGTCAATGAAGAAAAGGTATTAGGAGTGGTATGGAACAGTCACAAAGACATGTTTACCCTTAAATTGAAACCCGAGTTACTACTCTCCTAA